A window of the Garra rufa chromosome 10, GarRuf1.0, whole genome shotgun sequence genome harbors these coding sequences:
- the palm1b gene encoding paralemmin 1b, translating to MSEALSQEERLRAIAEKRKREAEIENKRRQLEDDRRQLQHLKSKALRERWLMDGAPSSGEDEAQKQLQEDEAKTKLLEQTILRLEEEIDELESGVPLNKGENALDGPVKEVENGIQQPSPDQNSKKQITGIEAKLQCTNPDAAIENASAEHPVTMVFMGYKNVEDEAETKKALGIEETVKAEFVVIEDGESKAGNEGAKEDQAPPNGSASSPDKAQGEAKKEESKEDGNSKEKQPCKCCAVM from the exons ATGTCGGAAGCTTTGTCACAGGAAGAGAGACTTCGGGCCATTGCT GAGAAGAGAAAGAGGGAGGCTGAGATTGAGAACAAAAGAAGACAACTTGAGGATGACCGCAGACAACTCCAGCATCTCAAG TCAAAGGCATTGAGAGAGCGATGGCTGATGGACGGAGCGCCATCCAGTGGAGAGGACGAGGCACAGAAACAACTACAAGAGGATGAAGCCAAGACCAAACTACTGGAGCAGACCATCCTCAG ACTAGAAGAGGAGATCGATGAGCTTGAGAGTGGCGTGCCTTTGAATAAAGGAGAAAAT GCACTTGATGGTCCAGTGAAGG AAGTTGAGAATGGCATCCAGCAGCCCAGCCCAGATCAAAATAGCAAGAAACAGATCACAGGCATTGAGGCCAAACTGCAGTGCACCAACCCTGATGCAGCCATTGAGAATGCCAGCGCAGAGCATCCCGTCACCATGGTGTTCATGGGTTACAAGAATGTCGAGGATGAGGCTGAGACCAAGAAGGCACTGGGCATAGAGGAGacagtcaaagctgaatttgtggTCATTGAGGACGGCGAGAGCAAAGCTGGAAACGAAGGGGCCAAAGAGGACCAGGCACCACCTAACGGCAGCGCCTCCAGTCCTGACAAAGCTCAGGGCGAGGCTAAGAAGGAGGAATCAAAAGAAGATGGCAACTCGAAAGAAAAGCAGCCATGCAAGTGCTGCGCAGTCATGTGA